Proteins found in one Brachypodium distachyon strain Bd21 chromosome 5, Brachypodium_distachyon_v3.0, whole genome shotgun sequence genomic segment:
- the LOC100831409 gene encoding polygalacturonase QRT3, whose amino-acid sequence MRKKGSGMEILVGGGRGGGLAVLLLLLALMGGAEAFARHGAGGFNGRGGAGERRYRDLAAGRMQSVRSSFGAPRRGLATSPANGRVFHVTDYGADPTGATDATAAIKKAIADAFTPPSNATMTGGIPDLGGAEIHLDGGTYLIDGPLTLPASGGGNFKIHSGSLRASSEFPTDRYLIELSAEAGTASSSNSDYHYEFATLRDLMLDCGYRGGGVSVVDSLRTSIDNLFVAHFGTDGIAVRGGHETYVRDTYLGQHMTAGHDPGERSFTGTGIRLDGNDNSVTDVVIFSAATGILVTGGANAISGVHCYNKATGFGGVGIHVKVPGLTQTWISNSYMDYTSILAEDPVLFHVSGSFFMGDANVVLKAVNGVARGVQVTGNLFHGNDKGVDIVQLDGAFKTVEQVYVQQNAASGMNVKSTSARGSVEGNGSVWTVDFRSSLLFPDRIGHVQYSLVAAEAFPGHMLRNLSGNQVVVATDKAVSARVHVLVDQNSD is encoded by the exons ATGAGAAAGAAGGGATCAGGCATGGAGATTCTTGTGGGTGGTGGAAGGGGCGGGGGCTTGGCggttcttctgcttcttctcgCATTGATGGGCGGCGCTGAGGCGTTTGCTCGCCACGGCGCCGGGGGATTCaacggccgcggcggggccggcgagcggcggtaCAGGGATCTCGCGGCGGGGAGGATGCAGAGCGTCAGATCTTCCTTCGGGGCGCCCAGGAGGGGGCTTGCCACG TCTCCGGCCAACGGGCGGGTGTTCCACGTGACGGACTACGGCGCCGACCCGACCGGCGCCACGGACGCCACTGCAGCCATCAAGAAGGCCATTGCCGACGCCTTCACCCCGCCGTCCAACGCCACCATGACCGGCGGCATCCCCGacctcggcggcgccgagATCCACCTCGACGGCGGCACGTACCTCATCGACGGCCCCCTCACCCTACcggcctccggcggcggcaacttCAAG ATCCACAGCGGGTCGCTGCGGGCGTCATCGGAGTTCCCGACGGACCGGTACCTGATCGAGCTCTCAGCCGAGGCCGGCACAGCCTCGTCCTCAAACTCAGACTACCACTACGAGTTCGCCACGCTCCGGGACCTAATGCTGGACTGCGGctaccgcggcggcggcgtctcgGTGGTCGACTCGCTCCGGACCAGCATCGACAACCTCTTCGTCGCCCACTTCGGCACCGACGGCATCGCCGTGCGCGGCGGGCACGAGACCTACGTCCGGGACACGTACCTGGGCCAGCACATGACCGCGGGCCACGACCCCGGGGAACGGTCCTTCACGGGCACGGGGATCCGCCTCGACGGCAACGACAACTCCGTCACCGACGTGGTCAtcttctccgccgccacggggatcctcgtcaccggcggcgCCAACGCCATCTCCGGGGTGCATTGCTACAACAAGGCCACCGGGTTCGGCGGGGTCGGCATCCACGTCAAGGTACCCGGGCTGACACAGACGTGGATCAGCAACTCTTACATGGACTACACCAGCATCCTGGCCGAGGACCCCGTGCTGTTCCACGTGTCCGGGTCGTTCTTCATGGGGGACGCCAACGTGGTGCTCAAGGCCGTGAATGGGGTGGCCAGGGGAGTCCAGGTGACTGGGAATTTGTTCCACGGGAACGATAAGGGAGTGGACATCGTGCAGCTGGATGGGGCGTTCAAGACCGTGGAGCAGGTGTACGTGCAGCAGAACGCGGCGTCCGGGATGAACGTCAAGTCGACTTCGGCCAGGGGGTCCGTGGAAGGGAATGGGAGTGTTTGGACGGTGGATTTTAGGTCCTCGCTGCTGTTCCCGGACCGGATTGGGCATGTGCAGTACTCGCTCGTGGCTGCCGAGGCGTTCCCCGGGCACATGCTGAGGAACCTGTCTGGGAACCAGGTCGTTGTTGCCACGGATAAGGCCGTGTCGGCTAGGGTGCACGTGCTCGTCGACCAGAACAGCGACTGA
- the LOC104585430 gene encoding uncharacterized protein LOC104585430 — protein MCTHLIAYLLWLFGSVMFPSSSGDTIPPSYIGIAVEIADTDFHEIVAYSWGSAVLCHTYRGLCDGVQKKPTRKEPILCVCYILLQLWSWEHLPIGRPHIQNPVHPYEVADPRFEPATFGSRWTHAKLSWARKYAAKCYPLYHNEFEMLHDTEVIWDPFSQDDIVNVGGDVGLSVQCTYDSGIWMTRCKLVFAHMVQPYEPERVMRQFGLFQEVPPPPPRGISHDVHTQTNQGKNRHNWRLANQTWIQAWSDALTDTVNEARGYDPRTYEEYLEWYVQSTRVRLTQGPPQRPTELTHQQQQERGMDRAIASRRDDTVDKANSIMLDAHDIIKENPPIHHHLKTKLKNIMDNAKDIVANWSCGRADDVNLRAYHMPEVRSARPSEARSSRPSDVETGRRVDSTLLRTSSRTPIQRSMSGASRLQNVTPIQRSLSGASRLQNVQYGLQTTWEESPPQGTTGGTMAGSPYNAQFTAAGGTLAGSSYDHGHGYEAHFTTHGEEDWGWRTGETHTQVHQQIPFELFQGYSCGAQSSQAVHISSYPPPESTQPHDADFVDYFSVDHDISRSLIHETPTVPQETPEHNLRTNPRAPSPLTYSADHCARKKTKARKTTSGRGRGE, from the exons ATGTGTACACACCTGATTGCAtacttgttgtggttgttTGGTTCGGTTATGTTCCCGTCGTCATCTGGTGATACAATCCCCCCTAGTTATATAGGCATTGCTGTTGAAATAGCGGACACTGATTTTCATGAAATTGTAGCTTATAGCTGGGGATCTGCGGTGCTTTGTCACACATACAGGGGTTTGTGTGACGGCGTTCAGAAAAAGCCAACGAGAAAAGAACCGATACTCTGTGTGTGCTACATACTTCTACAGTTGTGGTCGTGGGAGCATCTCCCGATCGGACGACCGCACATACAAAATCCAGTCCACCCATACGAGGTGGCTGACCCGCGGTTTGAACCAGCAACCTTTGGAAGCCGGTGGACACATGCAAAATTAAGTTGGGCTAGAAAGTATGCAGCAAAGTGTTATCCTCTATACCACAATGAATTTGAGATGTTGCATGACACCGAGGTGATATGGGACCCGTTCAGTCAGGACGACATAGTCAATGTAGGTGGAGATGTCGGGTTGTCGGTGCAATGCACATACGACTCCGGTATCTGGATGACGCGTTGCAAGCTAGTCTTCGCACATATGGTACAGCCATACGAGCCTGAACGGGTCATGCGGCAGTTTGGTCTTTTCCAGGAGGTACCGCCGCCCCCTCCCAGAGGGATTTCACATGATGTCCATAC GCAAACAAATCAAGGCAAGAACCGACACAACTGGCGACTAGCAAATCAAACTTGGATACAGGCTTGGAGCGATGCTTTAACCGACACTGTCAACGAAGCTAG AGGTTACGACCCGCGAACATACGAAGAATACTTGGAGTGGTACGTCCAAAGCACGCGCGTGAGGCTAACACAAGGTCCACCACAGAGGCCTACTGAGCTCACGCACCAACAGCAGCAGGAAAGAGGCATGGATCGTGCCATTGCGAGTCGTCGTGATGACACG GTTGACAAGGCCAACAGTATCATGCTCGATGCACATGATATAATTAAAGAGAACCCACCAATACATCATCACCTGAAgacaaaactaaaaaatattatggACAATGCAAAGGACATTGTTGCCAATTGGAGTTGTGGCCGTGCCGATGACGTCAACTTACGCGCATACCACATGCCAGAAGTCCGGTCGGCACGACCGAGTGAGGCACGCTCTTCACGGCCCAGTGATGTGGAG ACTGGTAGACGAGTAGACTCAACGTTGTTGCGTACGTCGTCGAGGACTCCTATACAACGGTCTATGTCCGGCGCTTCAAGATTACAAAATGTTACTCCTATACAGCGGTCTCTGTCCGGCGCTTCACGATTACAAAATGTTCAG TATGGCCTACAAACGACATGGGAAGAGAGCCCGCCACAAGGGACTACTGGAGGGACCATGGCAGGGTCCCCGTACAAt GCCCAGTTCACTGCTGCCGGAGGGACCTTGGCAGGATCCTCGTATGATCATGGCCATGGATATGAG GCCCATTTCACTACTCATGGTGAAGAAGACTGGGGTTGGCGAACGGGCGAGACTCATACACAAGTCCATCAACAGATACCGTTCGAACTATTCCAAGGGTACTCCTGTGGCGCACAGTCATCGCAAGCAGTTCACATTTCTTCATATCCACCGCCAGAATCTACACAGCCTCATGATGCGGATTTTGTCGATTACTTTAGCGTTGACCATGATATTTCTCGTAGTCTTATTCATGAGACGCCAACGGTACCACAAGAGACACCGGAACACAATCTCCGCACCAACCCACGAGCACCGTCACCACTCACTTACTCGGCCGATCACTGTGcacgaaaaaaaacaaaagcacgGAAAACTACAtcagggagagggagaggagaatgA
- the LOC112269475 gene encoding uncharacterized protein LOC112269475, which translates to MNKLLVFYGDGIVRDGPSGLDVWQCQHKLLTIEDIVNTSFLDVTNCIKVEFGSEMASKKLIVEALIVLRVQEGSLPRWGLRQVKSESNWRTYMRLASTPGAAMYGRPMVYVQFDDDDEARCSMDLGSMQLAIAGTEMEGISIDEGPLLPTPDAGPYWSMVVDLNDHMDGLPDELDSGDEAIDSSSDESDEDVEDGSSHRAEVPPMDVEAVWALAIRAEDTSLCGFGSEVLEVGQHFPDKKAAKHAIQGYGITIGREYRVLRSNSKIFKVSCIHKESGCPARIVARQPWGIMMPFVVTKMVPHTCEQSGVLPHHRNVTASYVVEAISSTVVDKIGVSVKSLMKAAADRIGYPVSYSKAKRAKEEILTRMFGTYEDAYNYVHIMLHQICETNPGTYIYRQEHPVPNGPEGHYILDRVFWAFSQTIQAFSYCRPVLSIDGTFLTGKYTGTLLVAVAADANDQLLPTAYAIVENESTESCLWFLKCLKDDVVRDRAGICIISDRNAGLLSALHQMKYSVPLEHRWPDITTRWCMRHLAANFYSRFKNKDYMKIFKKMCMQNQTRKFDAIFAALNAEMTRNGGDAPPEGQGEGGQRRARNLAEWVNQSCPRLEKGAQAHDTGARFGIMTTNFSEVYNGVLKGVRGLPITALVSETWNMTVAYFADRVQVSRERMLQNKQWSEKMQRHLDWKSKAARSHSGTMVDRLRKRWLVRTRSHFVRGHLRGNTQHKVTLHATTCECTCNKPKLLHYPCSHVHRAVADHQIAVEPYISEYFSMYNLMHTWDGEFWAWSIQCNYKDVWPGGPIWLPDPATKCQKWGRRPTRRWRNDMDRSQLGEGRTCRTCRVPGHM; encoded by the coding sequence ATGAACAAACTGCTAGTGTTTTATGGTGATGGCATCGTACGTGATGGCCCTTCCGGGCTTGATGTGTGGCAGTGCCAGCACAAGCTTCTTACCATAGAAGACATTGTCAACACGAGTTTCTTGGACGTTACAAACTGCATCAAGGTTGAGTTTGGTTCTGAGATGGCATCGAAGAAGTTGATCGTTGAAGCATTGATAGTCCTGCGGGTTCAAGAAGGGTCCTTGCCGCGTTGGGGGCTACGACAGGTTAAAAGTGAAAGTAACTGGCGTACGTACATGAGGCTTGCTAGCACGCCTGGTGCAGCAATGTACGGACGCCCCATGGTTTATGTGCAGttcgacgacgatgatgaggCTAGGTGCAGTATGGATCTTGGCTCCATGCAGTTAGCTATTGCTGGTACTGAGATGGAGGGAATTTCTATTGATGAAGGTCCACTTCTCCCAACTCCAGATGCTGGTCCATATTGGTCCATGGTCGTTGATTTGAATGATCACATGGATGGACTGCCTGATGAGCTAGATTCTGGTGATGAGGCAATTGATTCCTCATCAGATGAGAGCGATGAAGATGTAGAAGATGGTTCGTCTCACAGGGCAGAGGTGCCACCAATGGATGTTGAGGCTGTCTGGGCTCTTGCAATCCGGGCAGAGGATACGTCTCTGTGTGGCTTCGGTTCGGAAGTTCTTGAGGTTGGGCAACATTTTCCCGACAAGAAAGCAGCCAAACATGCAATCCAGGGGTATGGCATCACTATAGGCCGGGAGTACAGAGTGTTGAGGTCCAATTCAAAAATATTCAAGGTATCATGCATCCACAAGGAGTCAGGTTGCCCTGCAAGAATTGTTGCTCGACAACCGTGGGGGATTATGATGCCATTCGTTGTGACGAAGATGGTACCACACACATGTGAGCAATCTGGTGtgctgccacaccaccgcaaCGTCACTGCATCATATGTGGTTGAAGCCATCTCTTCCACCGTCGTTGACAAGATTGGGGTCAGCGTTAAGTCATTGATGAAGGCTGCTGCCGATCGCATTGGCTACCCAGTGAGCTACAGTAAGGCCAAGCGTGCTAAGGAGGAGATACTGACGAGGATGTTTGGCACTTATGAGGATGCCTATAACTATGTCCACATAATGCTTCATCAGATTTGTGAAACTAACCCGGGGACATACATATACAGGCAAGAGCATCCAGTGCCAAATGGACCGGAGGGTCATTACATCCTTGATCGTGTATTTTGGGCATTCAGCCAGACTATTCAGGCTTTCTCGTATTGTCGACCGGTGTTATCTATTGATGGTACCTTCCTCACTGGAAAGTACACTGGTACTCTGTTGGTGGCGGTTGCAGCGGATGCGAATGACCAGCTCCTACCTACTGCATATGCCATCGTCGAGAACGAGAGCACAGAAAGTTGTTTGTGGTTCTTGAAATGCTTGAAAGATGATGTTGTCAGAGACAGGGCCGGAATTTGCATCATTTCTGATCGCAATGCGGGGCTGCTGAGCGCACTTCACCAGATGAAGTACTCGGTGCCACTGGAGCATAGGTGGCCTGATATTACAACCAGatggtgcatgcggcatttggCCGCAAATTTTTACTCCCGATTCAAGAACAAGGATTATATGAAGATTTTCAAGAAGATGTGCATGCAAAACCAAACGCGTAAGTTTGATGCCATCTTTGCAGCATTGAACGCAGAGATGACCCGCAATGGTGGTGATGCACCTCCAGAAGGGCAAGGTGAGGGGGGCCAGAGGAGGGCCAGGAATCTAGCTGAGTGGGTGAACCAGAGTTGCCCGCGTTTGGAAAAGGGGGCCCAGGCTCACGACACGGGTGCTCGCTTTGGCATAATGACAACCAACTTTTCAGAAGTGTACAATGGTGTCCTCAAAGGTGTGCGTGGTCTTCCAATAACTGCCTTGGTTAGTGAAACATGGAACATGACTGTTGCTTATTTTGCCGACAGGGTTCAAGTATCGAGGGAACGCATGTTGCAGAACAAGCAATGGTCTGAAAAGATGCAGAGACACTTGGACTGGAAATCAAAGGCCGCAAGGAGCCATAGTGGTACCATGGTCGACAGGCTTAGAAAAAGGTGGCTTGTCCGCACGCGGTCGCATTTCGTGAGAGGGCACCTCAGAGGTAACACGCAGCATAAGGTCACCCTCCATGCAACGACATGTGAGTGCACTTGCAACAAGCCTAAGCTACTCCACTACCCTTGCAGCCATGTGCACCGGGCGGTTGCGGACCATCAGATTGCCGTCGAACCATACATCTCTGAATATTTTAGTATGTATAATCTTATGCACACATGGGATGGTGAGTTCTGGGCATGGAGCATACAATGTAATTACAAGGATGTATGGCCTGGAGGTCCTATATGGCTTCCTGATCCGGCTACGAAGTGCCAGAAGTGGGGACGTCGTCCGACTCGTCGCTGGAGGAACGATATGGACAGGAGCCAGCTTGGAGAAGGACGCACGTGCCGCACATGCAGGGTACCTGGACATATGTAG
- the LOC100836831 gene encoding uncharacterized protein LOC100836831, which translates to MAFLLPKLATPSSCRSPPNPLKPQLVLPSHGGGGAKLHGGSGSAQAAAAPSHLNLNLPLLLSASQQDAPVVPTAKSTETKSRSVSSGGGDPRRSEFYLNLGMAVRTLRDDLPAVFVREPNYDIYREDITFVDPLNTFHGIDNYKTIFWALRFHGRLLFSEIGLDISRIWQLTENSIVVRWELWGTPRVPWESYGCFSGTSRYKVDRNGKIYEHKVDNLALDFPRPVAKVGSIADLVVAAYPPSPNLTFWDVVRTGDGCSWTKLYQAVLETVEREGDIPSGIVIEGLLTCS; encoded by the exons AtggccttcctcctccccaagCTCGCCACGCCGTCGTCCTGCAGATCGCCCCCCAATCCGCTCAAACCCCAGCTCGTCCTGCccagccacggcggcggcggcgccaagCTCCACGGGGGTTCTGGGTCGGCgcaggccgccgcggcgccgagcCACCTCAACCTCAacctcccgctcctcctcaGCGCCTCGCAGCAAGATGCCCCCGTCGTCCCTACGGCCAAGTCCACGGAAACCAAGAGCCGGAGcgtcagcagcggcggcggggacccGCGGAGGTCGGAGTTCTACCTCAACCTCGGGATGGCGGTGCGCACGCTGCGGGACGACCTGCCGGCCGTGTTCGTCCGGGAGCCCAACTATGATATCTATCG CGAAGACATCACATTTGTCGACCCGTTGAACACTTTCCATGGGATTGACAACTACAAGACAATCTTCTGGGCTCTCAGATTCCACGGACGCTTGCTATTCAGTGAAATTGGGCTAGACATATCGCGTATTTGGCAACTGACAGAGAACTCGATTGTTGTTCGGTGGGAACTGTGGGGCACCCCGCGTGTTCCGTGGGAATCATATGGCTGCTTCAGTGGCACATCGAGGTACAAAGTCGACAGGAATGGGAAAATTTACGAGCATAAAGTCGACAACCTGGCATTGGACTTCCCCCGTCCGGTGGCCAAAGTGGGCAGCATTGCTGACTTAGTAGTTGCTGCATACCCGCCGAGTCCAAATTTGACTTTTTGGGACGTGGTTCGTACAGGCGATGGTTGCTCATGGACAAAGCTTTATCAAGCGGTGCTGGAGACTGTAGAGCGGGAAGGCGACATTCCATCAGGCATTGTCATTGAAGGTTTACTCACTTGTTCATAG
- the LOC112269247 gene encoding uncharacterized protein LOC112269247: MASSDPDPMPKKKMPATVEEGVEFPRCWCGDLCKAKTADDPFSYTKGRRFFMCANYAHDPAPQRNVYEQPPSPPPLCSYYEWIDHEQPAWAKYDIEYDHKVVWEKFHAVTRREEAAEKMKL; encoded by the exons ATGGCTTCGTCCGACCCTGATCCGATGCCGAAAAAGAAGATGCCCGCGACGGTGGAAGAAGGGGTTGAATTTCCTAGGTGCTGGTGCGGCGATCTTTGCAAGGCAAAAACCGCGGATGATCCCTTCTCGTACACTAAAGGTCggaggtttttcatgtgtgcAAATTATGCTCATGATCCGGCCCCACAACGTAACGTGTACGAGCAACCACCG tctcctccgcccctctGTTCGTACTACGAGTGGATCGACCATGAGCAACCAGCGTGGGCGAAATATGACATTGAGTACGACCACAAAGTAGTATGGGAAAAATTCCATGCTGTGACACGTCGTGaagaggcggcggagaagaTGAAGCTCTAG